In a genomic window of Allomeiothermus silvanus DSM 9946:
- the coxB gene encoding cytochrome c oxidase subunit II, protein MLRRSLVWAILLLGVAFALGDGGYNINILDPATSNNREVSKLLWWVMGFAAVIFVVVIGAMTYIVLKFKKRGNEVGEPPQFHGNDRLEITWTLIPFLIVCVIFGLTARGMFEISQVPPDAMPVKVTAHLFWWDFEYPEQGIRTSNELILPVNRPVNFEITSNEAGPAKPVIHSFRVASLAGTQDAIPGIVTTRWFKPEKEGVYYGQCAELCGASHSNMRFRVIVVSQAEFDRFVQGAKAFQPPAPTDAAVAKGQQLFNAQCTACHAINNTQHQSKIGPDLTFFGNRLTLGAGIWNNTPERLEAWIKNSPGMKPGSLMPPFPQLSAEDARSIAAYLESLKVEGLDFSKLPKF, encoded by the coding sequence ATGCTGCGACGAAGTCTGGTCTGGGCAATTCTTCTGCTGGGTGTAGCCTTCGCCTTGGGCGATGGGGGATACAACATCAATATCCTTGATCCTGCCACCTCCAATAACCGCGAGGTGAGCAAGCTGCTGTGGTGGGTGATGGGCTTTGCCGCGGTCATCTTTGTGGTGGTCATCGGAGCCATGACCTACATCGTGCTGAAGTTCAAAAAACGCGGCAACGAGGTGGGCGAGCCTCCCCAGTTCCACGGCAACGACCGGCTGGAGATCACCTGGACGCTCATCCCCTTCCTCATTGTCTGTGTGATCTTTGGTCTCACCGCGCGCGGGATGTTTGAAATAAGCCAGGTTCCGCCCGATGCGATGCCGGTCAAGGTCACTGCCCATCTCTTCTGGTGGGACTTCGAGTACCCCGAGCAGGGTATCCGCACCTCCAACGAGCTGATCCTGCCGGTGAACCGCCCGGTGAATTTCGAGATCACCTCCAACGAGGCCGGGCCAGCCAAACCGGTCATCCACTCTTTCCGGGTGGCGAGTTTAGCCGGAACCCAGGACGCTATCCCGGGCATCGTCACCACCCGGTGGTTCAAACCGGAGAAGGAAGGGGTCTACTACGGTCAGTGCGCCGAGCTGTGCGGGGCCAGCCACTCCAACATGCGATTCCGGGTGATCGTGGTGAGCCAGGCCGAGTTCGACCGCTTCGTGCAAGGGGCCAAGGCCTTCCAACCTCCCGCCCCCACGGACGCGGCAGTGGCTAAAGGGCAGCAACTCTTCAACGCCCAATGCACCGCCTGCCATGCGATCAACAACACCCAGCACCAGAGCAAGATCGGCCCTGACCTCACTTTCTTTGGTAACCGGCTCACGCTGGGGGCAGGGATTTGGAACAACACCCCGGAGCGCCTCGAGGCCTGGATCAAGAACTCCCCGGGCATGAAGCCGGGCTCCTTGATGCCTCCTTTCCCCCAGCTCTCCGCTGAGGATGCGCGTTCCATTGCTGCTTATTTGGAAAGCCTCAAGGTTGAGGGGCTGGACTTCAGCAAGCTGCCCAAGTTCTGA
- a CDS encoding cbb3-type cytochrome c oxidase subunit I, whose translation MAVTAPTKPTAPAGFWAHLWDMMTTTDHKKIGIFYLAGSFFFFGLAGLMAVAIRLQLATPNGTLLVGDAYNQMLTMHGATMLFFFIIPAGLSGFGNFILPLMLGERDVALPRINSFAAWLWLFSGIIIYLSLFFGGAPDVGWTFYYPFSITRPGNGTDLFMVGLILLGLSSLLGSANFAATVYNLRAKGLSLWKMPIFVWGIFATSMLSLFALAGITAASLLVYLDRHLGLTLFNPANGGDPVLFQQFFWFYSHPAVYIMLLPYLGIAAEVASTFAKKPVFGYRFMVFALVGIAVVGFLVWAHHMFTVGESLLFQLVFVFFTALVAVPTGVKIFSLLGTLWGGQLEFKTPLLFVMGFLFNFLLGGITGVMLAVVPFDYSVHDSYFVVAHFHNVLMAGSGFLAFAGLYYWWPKITGRTYSEQWGRLHFWFFLVGYLLTFMPQYVLGFLGMPRRYYTYPDGNYLWNEMNFVSTIGAILLAVGGIFWLIAMIDSFRRNQKAADNPWGGYTLEWATTSPPPAYNFAVRFPTSFPSERPLYDWPREGLKMQPDDPSHVHLPVPTVWPFMTALGLTVAGVGLALDWASSWPVILAGALVFVYSLFQWAITWEYDHPVEHHTVTGKSNAWVGMAWFIVSEIALFAILIAGYLYLRLTGAAVPPETRPPVWLALLNTFFLVTSSFVVHYAHHDLRLNRPNPFRFGLLITIILGFVFFLFQSYEFLNFHSHSSWQENVWTAAFFIIVGLHGLHVVIGGTGLSLVYYQALHRRLSPSQHGTLEAASMYWHLVDAVWLFIVSIFYLW comes from the coding sequence ATGGCCGTAACTGCACCGACTAAACCCACCGCCCCTGCGGGTTTTTGGGCGCACCTGTGGGATATGATGACCACCACCGATCATAAGAAGATCGGGATATTCTACCTGGCGGGTTCGTTTTTCTTTTTCGGGCTCGCCGGATTGATGGCGGTGGCGATCCGCTTGCAGCTCGCTACCCCTAACGGAACCTTGCTGGTGGGCGATGCTTACAACCAGATGCTCACCATGCACGGGGCTACCATGCTGTTTTTCTTCATCATCCCCGCGGGGCTTTCCGGATTCGGGAACTTTATCCTGCCCCTGATGCTGGGTGAGCGCGACGTGGCCTTGCCGCGTATCAACTCCTTCGCGGCCTGGCTGTGGCTCTTCTCGGGGATCATCATCTACCTCTCGCTTTTCTTCGGTGGGGCCCCCGACGTGGGCTGGACGTTTTACTATCCCTTCTCCATCACCCGCCCAGGAAACGGCACCGACCTCTTCATGGTGGGCTTGATCCTGCTGGGTCTGTCTTCGTTGCTGGGCTCGGCTAACTTCGCCGCTACCGTGTACAACCTTCGGGCCAAGGGCCTGTCCTTGTGGAAGATGCCGATCTTCGTCTGGGGCATCTTTGCCACCTCGATGCTTTCGCTATTTGCCCTGGCCGGGATTACCGCGGCAAGTTTGCTGGTGTACCTCGACCGCCACCTGGGGCTTACCCTCTTCAACCCGGCTAACGGCGGTGACCCGGTCCTCTTTCAGCAGTTCTTCTGGTTTTACTCCCACCCAGCGGTGTACATCATGTTGCTGCCCTATTTGGGCATTGCCGCGGAGGTAGCCTCGACCTTCGCCAAGAAGCCGGTGTTCGGCTACCGCTTCATGGTCTTTGCGCTGGTGGGGATTGCGGTGGTGGGCTTTTTGGTGTGGGCGCACCACATGTTCACGGTAGGCGAGAGCCTTTTGTTCCAGCTGGTCTTTGTCTTCTTCACCGCCTTGGTTGCGGTTCCTACCGGGGTCAAGATCTTCAGCCTGCTGGGGACTTTGTGGGGAGGGCAGCTCGAGTTCAAAACCCCCCTCCTCTTTGTGATGGGCTTTCTGTTCAACTTCTTGCTGGGTGGGATCACCGGGGTGATGCTGGCGGTGGTGCCCTTCGATTATTCGGTCCATGATTCTTACTTTGTGGTGGCCCACTTCCACAACGTGCTGATGGCCGGTTCGGGCTTCCTGGCCTTCGCCGGACTCTACTACTGGTGGCCCAAGATCACCGGGCGCACTTATAGCGAGCAGTGGGGGCGGCTCCACTTCTGGTTCTTCTTGGTAGGTTACCTGCTTACCTTCATGCCCCAGTACGTGCTGGGATTCCTGGGGATGCCGCGGCGCTACTACACCTACCCCGATGGCAACTACCTGTGGAACGAGATGAACTTCGTCTCGACCATCGGGGCGATCCTGCTGGCGGTGGGCGGGATCTTTTGGCTCATCGCGATGATTGACTCCTTCCGTCGCAACCAGAAAGCCGCCGATAACCCTTGGGGCGGTTATACGCTCGAGTGGGCCACCACCTCGCCACCTCCGGCCTATAACTTCGCGGTGAGGTTCCCTACCTCCTTCCCCTCCGAGCGGCCCCTGTACGACTGGCCGCGTGAAGGGCTCAAGATGCAACCTGACGATCCCAGCCACGTACACCTGCCGGTGCCTACGGTCTGGCCTTTCATGACCGCGCTTGGGCTGACCGTGGCGGGCGTTGGGCTAGCCCTCGACTGGGCTAGCAGCTGGCCGGTCATCCTGGCCGGGGCGCTGGTGTTCGTCTACAGCCTCTTCCAGTGGGCCATCACCTGGGAGTACGACCACCCGGTCGAGCACCACACCGTCACCGGCAAGTCCAACGCCTGGGTGGGGATGGCTTGGTTTATCGTTTCAGAAATCGCTCTTTTCGCCATTCTGATCGCTGGTTATCTGTATCTGCGGCTTACCGGGGCAGCCGTGCCCCCCGAGACGCGTCCACCGGTATGGTTGGCTTTGCTCAACACTTTCTTCCTGGTGACCAGTTCCTTCGTAGTGCACTACGCTCACCACGATTTGCGCTTGAACCGGCCCAACCCCTTCCGCTTCGGGTTACTCATCACCATCATCCTGGGCTTCGTGTTCTTCCTCTTCCAGAGCTACGAGTTCCTCAACTTCCACAGCCACAGCTCCTGGCAGGAAAATGTCTGGACCGCGGCCTTCTTCATCATTGTGGGGCTGCACGGCTTGCACGTGGTGATCGGGGGTACTGGGCTTAGCTTGGTCTACTACCAGGCCTTGCACCGGCGCCTAAGTCCCAGCCAGCACGGCACGCTCGAGGCGGCCAGCATGTACTGGCACTTGGTAGACGCAGTGTGGCTTTTCATCGTGAGCATCTTCTACTTGTGGTGA
- a CDS encoding penicillin acylase family protein, with amino-acid sequence MHRLLLLALLLVACVPHIRSTPGLKSSVTITRDQHGIPHIRAQNDLDVFFAQGYAHAQDRLWQMELARRTAAGRLAEILGRSALEQDKFLRTWGFYRAAQAQLPYLSEFSRQALEAYAAGVNAFIAESNLPWEFAIVGAKPEPWTPADSLGWGKVIAYELANTWQDEVVNARLVERIGLDGLNELLPPYPSDAPTILQPEDYPARQQGGFPALPGLSAETRGALERVVSLADSLSGLGFDAAQGSNNWVISGSRTTTGKPFLANDPHLRFQNPALWYLIDLRGPSYNSLGASIPGIPGVVLGRNDFVAWGATNAKPDTMDLFILEVQEGGYITPGHWVPLTRRSEVIKVKGEAEVQLEVRESEYGPLISDLGNLGSLARDGQAVAVAWTGLDPADTTLDAWLGINRARSGAEFREALRRFVVPMQNFVYADVAGEIGYIAPGRVPRRDWDGRLPASAAKGQRWKGFIPLEELPQVVNPKEGFIVSANNRILPPGGPDLSTYVTEVYRAARIRELILAQPKLSLEDMAAIQGDTTSLVAREIRPLLLALEPKSTAARRLQDTVKAWDLRAELDSTGATAFAFFWREVSRMLDDETGLSSPNAPLIFVRALKTNGRWCDDQRTPVQETCSDFLAQALEKGAAELERRLGPDPRQWQWGRIHKARFNAVLGAVPLVGGWFNREISTPGSFQTVNVASYNPDTFIQTSGPSLRTIFDLNNLNQSRAIYPLGQSGNLWDGHYASFLEPWRDNQTVLLSTRPQDWGTTHTLVLRP; translated from the coding sequence ATGCATCGCCTCCTCCTGCTCGCGCTCTTGCTGGTTGCCTGTGTCCCTCACATCCGCAGCACCCCCGGCTTAAAAAGCTCCGTCACCATCACCCGCGACCAGCACGGCATCCCCCACATTCGCGCCCAGAACGACCTGGACGTGTTCTTCGCCCAGGGCTACGCCCACGCCCAAGACCGGCTATGGCAGATGGAATTGGCCCGCCGTACCGCCGCTGGGCGGCTGGCGGAGATTTTGGGGCGCAGCGCGCTCGAGCAGGACAAGTTTCTGCGCACCTGGGGCTTCTACCGCGCTGCCCAAGCCCAGCTTCCCTACCTCAGCGAGTTCTCGCGGCAGGCGCTCGAGGCCTACGCTGCTGGGGTCAATGCCTTCATCGCCGAGAGCAACTTGCCCTGGGAATTCGCCATCGTAGGAGCCAAACCCGAGCCCTGGACGCCCGCTGACAGCCTGGGCTGGGGCAAGGTGATCGCTTATGAACTGGCCAACACCTGGCAGGACGAAGTGGTGAATGCGAGGCTGGTGGAAAGAATCGGTCTGGACGGGCTTAATGAGCTACTTCCGCCCTATCCGAGCGACGCTCCGACCATCTTACAACCCGAGGACTATCCCGCCCGCCAGCAGGGGGGTTTCCCCGCTTTGCCTGGGCTCTCCGCTGAGACCAGGGGGGCGCTCGAGCGGGTCGTTTCCCTGGCCGACTCACTATCCGGTTTGGGCTTCGATGCGGCCCAGGGCTCAAACAACTGGGTGATATCCGGATCGCGCACCACTACCGGGAAGCCTTTCCTGGCCAACGACCCGCACCTGCGTTTCCAGAACCCAGCCCTATGGTATCTGATCGATCTCCGCGGCCCCAGCTATAACAGCCTGGGGGCCAGCATTCCCGGGATTCCAGGGGTCGTGTTGGGTCGCAATGATTTCGTGGCTTGGGGGGCCACCAACGCCAAGCCCGATACCATGGACCTGTTCATTTTGGAGGTACAGGAGGGTGGGTACATCACCCCCGGGCATTGGGTCCCGCTCACCCGGCGCAGCGAGGTGATCAAGGTCAAGGGAGAGGCCGAGGTGCAGCTCGAGGTGCGCGAGAGCGAGTACGGTCCGCTGATCTCCGACCTGGGGAACCTGGGATCGCTCGCCCGGGATGGTCAGGCCGTAGCGGTAGCCTGGACCGGGCTTGACCCCGCCGACACCACGCTGGATGCCTGGCTGGGGATCAACCGGGCCAGAAGCGGGGCCGAGTTCCGCGAGGCTCTGCGGCGTTTCGTGGTACCGATGCAGAACTTCGTCTATGCCGATGTTGCTGGCGAGATCGGCTACATCGCGCCGGGGCGGGTACCCCGGCGCGACTGGGACGGGCGTTTGCCAGCCAGTGCTGCCAAGGGCCAGCGCTGGAAGGGTTTTATCCCCTTAGAGGAACTGCCGCAGGTGGTGAACCCTAAGGAAGGGTTCATCGTGAGCGCCAACAACCGCATCCTCCCGCCCGGCGGTCCAGACCTCTCGACCTACGTCACCGAGGTCTACCGTGCGGCCCGGATTCGTGAGCTGATCCTGGCCCAGCCCAAGCTCTCGCTGGAGGACATGGCGGCCATCCAGGGCGACACCACCTCGCTCGTAGCACGGGAAATCCGACCGCTGCTGCTGGCTTTGGAGCCCAAGAGTACAGCCGCTAGGCGCCTTCAAGATACAGTGAAAGCCTGGGATTTGCGGGCTGAGCTGGACTCTACCGGGGCTACGGCCTTTGCCTTCTTCTGGCGCGAGGTGAGCCGGATGCTCGATGACGAGACCGGCTTGAGTTCCCCAAATGCCCCCCTCATCTTCGTGCGCGCCCTTAAGACGAATGGGCGCTGGTGCGATGATCAGCGCACCCCGGTGCAGGAGACCTGTAGCGATTTCCTGGCCCAGGCGCTCGAGAAGGGAGCGGCGGAACTGGAGCGGCGCCTCGGCCCCGACCCCCGTCAGTGGCAGTGGGGGCGCATTCACAAGGCCCGCTTCAACGCAGTGCTGGGAGCTGTTCCCCTGGTGGGTGGCTGGTTCAACCGTGAAATTTCCACCCCAGGCAGCTTTCAAACCGTAAACGTAGCAAGCTATAACCCCGATACCTTCATCCAGACCAGTGGCCCGAGCCTGCGCACCATCTTCGACCTTAACAATCTGAACCAGAGCCGGGCCATCTACCCGCTGGGTCAGTCGGGAAATCTCTGGGACGGGCACTACGCGAGCTTCCTGGAGCCCTGGCGGGACAACCAGACCGTACTGCTTTCGACCAGGCCCCAGGACTGGGGGACGACCCATACCTTAGTACTTCGTCCCTAG
- a CDS encoding transposase, whose amino-acid sequence MEPESGASLSLLVDGMDSEVMSWVLQEFQAWVGEGTAWVVLDRAGWHVSRRVEVPEGVAPDYLPPYSPELQPAERMWPLVNEAVANRYFETLEAMMAVVAERCQVLSADPATVRKHTLFHWWPRMKEST is encoded by the coding sequence GTGGAACCGGAGAGCGGGGCCAGCCTGAGTCTGTTGGTAGATGGGATGGACAGCGAGGTGATGAGCTGGGTGCTGCAGGAGTTTCAGGCCTGGGTAGGGGAAGGGACAGCCTGGGTGGTGCTGGATCGGGCGGGGTGGCACGTCTCCCGGCGGGTGGAGGTGCCCGAGGGGGTGGCCCCGGATTACCTGCCGCCCTATTCGCCGGAGCTACAACCGGCGGAGCGGATGTGGCCGTTGGTGAACGAGGCGGTGGCCAACCGGTACTTTGAGACGCTGGAGGCGATGATGGCGGTGGTGGCGGAGCGCTGTCAGGTGCTTTCGGCAGACCCGGCTACGGTACGCAAGCATACCCTCTTCCACTGGTGGCCCAGGATGAAGGAATCAACGTGA
- a CDS encoding helix-turn-helix domain-containing protein has translation MTVVNHLTLEQPQHRIKQEKDPIAQLRFLAVYPAQKGLGAQEIAQLTTRTPRWVHATLQRYNPQGPQALSDRRHTNPGRRPKLRPEESAQVHKAHRPMAVFGRARNCGSGWRWRLSLNPIYRPGYRLKVPRPVHRKGDPAAQEANLCQRVEAARAEGGAVRVFAYDEHRLGLKPVLPKVWARQGERPRASGTHGSTSAALWNRRAGPA, from the coding sequence ATGACGGTGGTCAATCACCTCACCCTGGAGCAACCGCAACACCGCATCAAACAGGAGAAAGACCCCATCGCCCAGCTTCGCTTCCTGGCCGTCTACCCTGCCCAAAAGGGATTGGGGGCTCAGGAGATCGCCCAACTCACCACCCGCACCCCCCGCTGGGTGCACGCCACCCTGCAACGCTACAACCCGCAAGGCCCCCAAGCCCTGAGCGACCGTCGCCATACCAACCCCGGACGCCGGCCCAAGCTGAGACCAGAGGAAAGCGCCCAGGTGCACAAAGCCCACCGCCCGATGGCGGTCTTTGGACGGGCGAGAAACTGCGGCAGTGGGTGGCGCTGGCGGCTTTCGCTCAACCCGATCTACCGCCCGGGCTACCGTCTGAAGGTGCCCCGGCCGGTACACCGCAAGGGCGACCCGGCGGCGCAGGAGGCCAACCTCTGCCAAAGGGTTGAGGCGGCGCGGGCGGAGGGAGGGGCGGTTCGGGTCTTTGCCTATGACGAGCACCGGCTAGGACTGAAACCGGTGTTGCCGAAGGTGTGGGCCCGCCAGGGGGAGCGACCGCGGGCGAGCGGTACCCATGGTTCTACGTCTGCAGCTTTGTGGAACCGGAGAGCGGGGCCAGCCTGA
- the ubiE gene encoding bifunctional demethylmenaquinone methyltransferase/2-methoxy-6-polyprenyl-1,4-benzoquinol methylase UbiE has product MKDSSEKPAEKARAVQQMFSEIAPRYDLLNRLLSAGIDQRWRFIAAQAAIEKKPRRILDLATGTGDMALLLKRLAPQAEVIGADFALPMLEIARQKARKLGLEIPFQQADALALPFPDARFDAVTIAFGFRNFADYDQALAELYRVLAPGGRLCILEFPPPPKGGFGELYRLYFQKVLPWIGGLVSGNPSAYRYLPESVERFPEPQTLKAKMEQAGFQTRYRIFSGGIVALHIGDN; this is encoded by the coding sequence GTGAAGGACTCGAGCGAGAAGCCAGCGGAAAAAGCCCGCGCTGTCCAGCAGATGTTCAGCGAAATCGCCCCGCGCTATGACCTTTTGAACCGGCTCTTATCCGCGGGGATAGACCAGCGCTGGCGGTTCATAGCCGCCCAGGCCGCCATAGAGAAAAAGCCTCGGCGCATCCTGGATTTAGCCACCGGAACGGGCGACATGGCTCTCCTGCTCAAACGCTTGGCCCCCCAGGCCGAGGTGATCGGTGCCGACTTTGCCCTCCCCATGCTCGAGATCGCCCGACAGAAAGCGCGGAAGCTGGGGCTGGAGATTCCCTTCCAGCAGGCCGACGCGCTGGCCCTTCCCTTTCCTGATGCCCGCTTCGACGCCGTAACCATCGCCTTCGGTTTTCGTAACTTCGCGGACTACGATCAAGCCCTGGCTGAACTCTACCGGGTGCTGGCCCCCGGCGGGCGGCTGTGCATCCTCGAGTTTCCCCCACCCCCCAAGGGCGGCTTCGGTGAGTTGTATCGCCTGTACTTTCAGAAGGTGCTGCCCTGGATCGGCGGGCTGGTCTCGGGAAATCCCTCCGCCTACCGCTACTTGCCGGAATCGGTGGAGCGCTTCCCCGAGCCTCAGACCCTCAAAGCCAAGATGGAGCAGGCTGGCTTTCAGACCCGCTACCGCATCTTTAGCGGGGGCATCGTGGCGCTGCATATTGGGGATAACTGA